One Pomacea canaliculata isolate SZHN2017 linkage group LG1, ASM307304v1, whole genome shotgun sequence genomic window, gacagacagacagacaaaaaaaacaaagaaacaaacagacagacagacagacagacaatgacAGTTTCAAGCATTTTCACACTCTGAAGTAACCAATCAGCTTCTGTCACGAAGAAGCCCCAGCTGCCATCTGTAGCCACTCGGGTGTGTCCGGAGCCTGTCTACGACGGCGCCATATGCAAGCCGCTTCTCAACTTTGCCTTCCGGCGATGGTGTGGCTCCGCCCACTTGGTATGAGGAGTCTGTGGAGTAGTCCAACTATGTAATTACTGTTCGTTTTCGTAACTTTCTAAAGTGAAGATTAAAAGTTTTGAAACTGAAACACCCACCTCCCCCCAGTTCTGAGAGAACAATACAGAAAGTTGCAAAACTTCAATATATGTTTCGTGCACATGGATACAGCTGATTAACATATTTTCAGATTTCCAGTTGTCTGGAGACCGACCAACCTTCACGTGTCGCATATTTGAAATCCTGGTTTTCGGAAATCCCAGAATATTATCTTTCCCTTGCACAGCTCCGTCTGCCTGCATCTCCGTGTCATTAAGACGACTCAGTGTCACTGTGATCTGGTCCGCGGTGCGCTCTGACAGGACATTAGTCAGTCAACAACAGGCCCCCTTGCTAGCTAGCAGTGTCCCAAATCTGATTGGTCATTAGCTGACATTTGAGGAATTCCAAGGAAAATATGATGGACACTAAACAGCTGACAACAACTTCTTACGGTGTAAGAAGATCATGGaaaagttgaaaacaaaatatcacaaCAATGCTCAAACAACCAAAGAAGATAGGATAGAGGTATGGGAGATAATTGGTGGGAAAAATAGCTTTGTTTAGAAAATTCTTGCGGAGTTGCTTTCTTTAACAACGGGTATTAATAAATGGAATTATAAATTGAAGCTTGTCTTTATGAAATATTGAACAACAATAGATTGCCAGTTAGAAGGGTTACTCCATTGAATCCTGCCAGcagatttgaatttttaaaaacgatTTTCAAATTTACATCCATCGTCGCTTATACACACGCTCACAACTGACAGTTCATTTATGGCTGGGCAGCTCATGAATGGTTTGTATTAGCTCATCGTCATTCTAACatctgtataaaataaataagtctcTGCACAAACTTCTGacaacattaatttttattatctgcAAAACTTCTTAACTTACTAGTAAAGCTGGTCTTTGCTGACATCTTTACTTCAAATACTTTCAAGAGGACCATTGCAACATTGCAAATGCCAAGCGATATCTTGAAAGGTAATGACCAATATTGAATAATGTAGTCAGCAGATCAGGTAGAGATGATGTAGGTGTTGACATCTACATCCCATCAGGATCAGTGTCAGTGTGGTCAGCAAGGGCGGCTCCCCGATGGCGAAGTCGTTTGTGGGTGAACACATGATGGACATTCCGACTGAAGTCTCGCCTGTCAACTGTGTGGTCAGCAAGGGCGGCTACCCGATGGCGAAGTCGTTGGTGGGTGAACAGATGACGGACATTCCGACTGAAGTCTTGCTTGTCAACTGTGGGGTCAGG contains:
- the LOC112569197 gene encoding uncharacterized protein LOC112569197 isoform X2; the encoded protein is MEAASTVKKTACLVALLTLATLCSAHIKDNTGPTETIRVTDIMLREKCQRNPELDFCVDNPPDPTVDKQDFSRNVRHLFTHQRLRHRVAALADHTVDRRDFSRNVHHVFTHKRLRHRGAALADHTDTDPDGM